A stretch of the Panthera uncia isolate 11264 chromosome D1, Puncia_PCG_1.0, whole genome shotgun sequence genome encodes the following:
- the WNT11 gene encoding protein Wnt-11 has product MRARPRVCEALLFALALQTGVCYGIKWLALSKTPAALALNQTQHCKQLEGLVSAQVQLCRSNLELMHTIVHAAREVMKACRRAFADMRWNCSSIELAPNYLLDLERGTRESAFVYALSAAAISHAIARACTSGDLPGCSCGPVPGEPPGPGNRWGGCADNLSYGLLMGAKFSDAPMKVKKTGSQANKLMRLHNSEVGRQALRASLEMKCKCHGVSGSCSIRTCWKGLQELRDVASDLKTRYLSATKVVHRPMGTRKHLVPKDLDIRPVKDSELVYLQSSPDFCMKNEKVGSHGTQDRQCNKTSHGSDSCDLMCCGRGYNPYTDRVVERCHCKYHWCCYVTCRRCERTVERYVCK; this is encoded by the exons ATGAGGGCGCGGCCGCGAGTCTGCGAGGCGCTGCTCTTCGCCCTGGCGCTCCAGACCGGCGTGTGCTACGGCATCAAATGGCT GGCGCTGTCCAAGACCCCGGCGGCCCTCGCGCTGAACCAGACGCAGCACTGCAAGCAGCTGGAGGGGTTGGTATCTGCGCAGGTGCAGCTGTGCCGCAGTAACCTGGAGCTCATGCACACCATCGTGCACGCCGCCCGCGAGGTCATGAAGGCCTGCCGCAGGGCCTTCGCGGACATGCGCTGGAACTGCTCCTCCATCGAGCTTGCCCCCAACTACCTGCTTGACCTGGAGAGAG GGACCCGGGAGTCAGCCTTCGTGTATGCGCTGTCGGCGGCCGCCATCAGCCACGCCATCGCCCGGGCCTGCACCTCCGGCGACCTGCCCGGCTGCTCCTGCGGCCCTGTCCCAGGTGAGCCACCCGGGCCCGGGAACCGCTGGGGAGGATGTGCGGACAACCTCAGCTACGGGCTCCTCATGGGGGCCAAGTTTTCCGATGCTCCTATGAAGGTGAAAAAAACAGGATCCCAAGCCAATAAACTGATGCGTCTACACAACAGTGAAGTGGGGAGACAG GCTCTGCGCGCCTCTCTGGAAATGAAGTGTAAGTGCCACGGGGTATCTGGCTCCTGCTCCATCCGCACCTGCTGGAAGGGGCTGCAGGAGCTTCGGGATGTGGCCTCTGACCTCAAGACCCGCTACCTGTCGGCCACCAAGGTGGTGCACCGACCCATGGGCACCCGCAAGCACCTGGTGCCCAAGGACCTGGATATCAGGCCTGTGAAGGACTCGGAGCTTGTCTATCTGCAGAGCTCACCCGACTTCTGCATGAAGAACGAGAAGGTGGGCTCCCATGGGACGCAAGACAG GCAGTGCAACAAGACGTCCCACGGCAGTGACAGCTGTGACCTCATGTGCTGCGGACGCGGCTACAACCCCTACACGGACCGCGTGGTTGAGCGGTGCCACTGCAAATACCATTGGTGCTGCTACGTCACCTGCCGTAGGTGCGAGCGCACCGTGGAGCGCTATGTCTGCAAGTGA